Proteins from one Legionella taurinensis genomic window:
- the argH gene encoding argininosuccinate lyase translates to MTNKTWGGRFKQELDARVNAFNASLSFDQVLFKHDIEGSRAHAAMLTRQGLLTAEEGAAIDSALEEMAEQLEQELPVLDNGSEDIHMLIEQRLIEKLGDTGKKLHTGRSRNDQVALDLRLYCRDAGQQLTRELDVLITCLSEMAKQYQDNWMPGYTHLQQAQPVRLGTYFDAYQSMFKRDKSRLDDWFKRMNYSPLGAGALAGSSLPLDREWVASRLGFDGVVVNTLDAVSDRDFVIELVSVATLAMMHLSRLCEDLILWATSEFHFITLSDAFATGSSLMPNKKNPDVLELIRGKSGRVYGHLMGLLTMMKGLPLAYNKDMQEDKEALFDTVNTLNACLSIMSPFLKSLTFNTALMNEKAESGYLDATRVLESLVLGGMPFRDAHHQVGLWVAEAEAKQCSLSDLLKENKHVPS, encoded by the coding sequence ATGACCAATAAAACCTGGGGTGGACGGTTTAAACAGGAGCTGGATGCGCGCGTCAATGCCTTTAATGCATCCCTGTCCTTTGATCAGGTGCTTTTCAAACACGACATCGAAGGCAGCCGTGCCCATGCCGCCATGTTGACCCGGCAGGGCCTGCTGACCGCCGAAGAAGGCGCCGCCATCGACTCAGCCCTTGAGGAAATGGCTGAACAGCTTGAGCAGGAGCTGCCAGTTCTTGACAATGGCAGTGAAGACATTCACATGCTCATTGAGCAACGGCTGATTGAAAAGCTGGGCGATACAGGCAAAAAATTGCATACCGGACGCAGCCGCAATGATCAGGTCGCCCTGGATCTGCGTTTGTACTGCCGCGATGCAGGCCAGCAACTGACGCGTGAGCTTGACGTGCTGATTACCTGCTTAAGCGAGATGGCTAAGCAGTACCAGGACAACTGGATGCCCGGGTACACGCATCTGCAACAGGCCCAACCCGTTCGTTTAGGCACTTATTTTGACGCTTATCAGAGCATGTTTAAGCGCGATAAAAGCCGTCTTGACGATTGGTTCAAACGCATGAATTATTCGCCCTTGGGCGCCGGCGCGCTGGCAGGCAGCAGTCTGCCGCTCGATCGCGAATGGGTGGCATCCCGGCTTGGGTTTGACGGCGTGGTGGTTAACACCCTGGATGCGGTCAGCGATCGTGATTTTGTCATTGAACTGGTCAGTGTGGCGACGCTTGCCATGATGCATCTGTCGAGACTCTGCGAGGATTTGATTCTTTGGGCAACCAGTGAGTTTCATTTCATTACGCTCAGTGATGCCTTTGCCACCGGCTCGTCGTTAATGCCCAATAAAAAGAATCCCGATGTGCTTGAACTCATTCGCGGCAAAAGCGGGCGGGTTTACGGCCATTTAATGGGACTTCTCACCATGATGAAAGGCTTGCCGCTGGCGTATAACAAGGACATGCAGGAGGACAAGGAAGCACTGTTTGACACGGTGAATACGCTCAATGCCTGCTTAAGCATCATGTCCCCCTTTCTCAAAAGCCTCACCTTCAATACCGCCTTGATGAACGAAAAAGCAGAAAGCGGTTACCTCGATGCCACCCGGGTGCTTGAATCCCTGGTGCTTGGCGGCATGCCGTTTCGTGATGCCCACCATCAAGTTGGCCTCTGGGTTGCCGAGGCAGAAGCGAAACAGTGCTCTCTAAGCGACTTATTAAAGGAGAATAAACATGTCCCTTCCTAA
- the argF gene encoding ornithine carbamoyltransferase codes for MSLPKPVSDPLVNAQTHALPITEVTPNTFVINLQQAIFGLEAGLTGGNTPVWQYEKNSLPLSSGRHLLTGMEFNRDDVQLILNQAKAIKQTPAFYRQALANKSLAMIFEKPSFRTRLSFTMAIQSLGGMAIESISTTRKQETPADMARVLNGYADFIMVRTHDDDTLADMAKHAEVPVINGLSALHHPCQIFADLLTLKEHFHALEGLTLAYVGDGNNILHSLMLLAPQLGITIHYCCPPGRQPDASLSALAQSRYPEQIKGFSHPNDAVRHVQAVYTDVWTSMGFEAGDEDEFAGFQVNEGLMALADAAAVFMHCMPMERGKEVSNTLPDSPSSVIFKQSENRLHVQKALLLYLAFPD; via the coding sequence ATGTCCCTTCCTAAACCCGTTTCCGACCCCCTGGTGAACGCGCAGACGCACGCTTTGCCCATTACCGAAGTCACCCCCAATACTTTTGTCATTAATCTGCAACAGGCCATATTCGGATTGGAGGCCGGTCTCACCGGGGGGAATACGCCGGTTTGGCAGTATGAGAAAAACAGCCTCCCCCTGTCGTCTGGCAGGCATTTGCTCACCGGGATGGAGTTCAATCGTGATGACGTCCAGCTGATTCTCAATCAGGCGAAAGCAATTAAACAGACGCCGGCCTTTTATCGCCAGGCCTTAGCCAATAAAAGCCTGGCGATGATTTTTGAGAAACCCTCATTCCGCACCCGTTTAAGCTTTACCATGGCGATCCAAAGCCTGGGCGGTATGGCCATCGAAAGCATTAGCACGACACGCAAGCAGGAAACACCCGCGGACATGGCGCGTGTATTAAATGGCTATGCTGATTTCATCATGGTCCGTACCCATGACGATGACACGCTGGCTGACATGGCGAAGCACGCTGAAGTTCCTGTCATTAACGGCCTGTCAGCCCTGCATCACCCCTGCCAGATTTTTGCCGATTTACTGACCCTTAAGGAGCACTTTCATGCGCTTGAAGGATTAACGCTCGCTTATGTGGGCGACGGCAATAATATCCTTCACAGCCTGATGCTGCTGGCGCCGCAGCTGGGCATCACCATTCATTATTGCTGCCCACCGGGCCGACAACCGGATGCCAGCCTGTCCGCACTCGCCCAAAGCCGTTACCCTGAACAGATTAAAGGCTTCAGTCATCCCAATGACGCGGTACGCCATGTTCAGGCCGTTTACACTGATGTCTGGACCAGCATGGGATTTGAAGCGGGGGATGAGGACGAATTTGCAGGTTTTCAGGTGAACGAGGGGCTGATGGCATTGGCCGATGCGGCGGCTGTGTTTATGCATTGCATGCCCATGGAGCGAGGAAAGGAAGTATCCAACACCTTGCCGGACAGCCCCTCCTCCGTTATTTTCAAGCAGAGTGAAAACCGCCTGCATGTGCAGAAAGCCTTGCTCCTCTACCTGGCATTCCCGGACTAG
- a CDS encoding DUF4142 domain-containing protein, whose product MNKLILSLCLMFSLPALALNDSSNQDTTSSAAHVANQAQNRDTEIIAFLIVLNNNELAAAKKAFEKNLNQSVSYYAKSMQKDHSSNLADTLRIVSEDNLRPAQTALVASLKQEGKKELDSLSALSNEAFQKAYIDAMVKDHTKALLIIDNHYLKQVTNPQLKNHLELTRKVVNHHLHMAKTIQKEMNPNS is encoded by the coding sequence ATGAATAAACTGATTCTTTCTTTGTGTTTAATGTTTTCATTACCCGCACTCGCTTTAAATGATTCCAGTAATCAAGACACCACATCCAGCGCCGCACACGTGGCCAATCAGGCTCAAAATCGGGACACTGAAATCATCGCGTTTTTAATTGTGTTAAATAACAATGAGTTGGCTGCAGCGAAAAAGGCCTTCGAAAAAAATTTAAATCAAAGCGTGTCGTATTATGCCAAGTCCATGCAAAAAGATCATTCCAGCAATTTAGCTGATACGCTGCGCATTGTATCAGAAGATAACCTGCGTCCCGCTCAGACCGCCCTGGTCGCCTCTTTAAAACAGGAGGGTAAAAAAGAACTGGACTCGCTCAGCGCGTTAAGCAATGAAGCTTTTCAAAAAGCCTATATTGACGCGATGGTCAAGGATCACACCAAAGCACTGCTTATCATTGATAATCACTATTTAAAACAAGTGACTAATCCGCAGTTAAAAAATCACCTTGAACTGACACGCAAAGTGGTTAACCATCATTTACACATGGCTAAAACCATTCAGAAAGAAATGAACCCGAACAGCTAA
- a CDS encoding cold-shock protein, which translates to MDKMEGVVKWFNKGKGFGFIYYNGEDYFVHFSAIQREGFKSLAEGEKVLFKPVNGQRGLQAVEVESIVTSNQPN; encoded by the coding sequence ATGGATAAAATGGAAGGTGTCGTAAAGTGGTTTAACAAAGGAAAGGGCTTTGGCTTTATTTATTACAATGGTGAAGACTATTTTGTGCATTTCAGCGCCATTCAACGAGAGGGATTTAAATCCCTGGCTGAAGGAGAAAAGGTGTTATTTAAACCTGTGAACGGTCAACGCGGCCTGCAGGCTGTCGAAGTGGAGTCAATAGTCACCAGTAACCAACCGAATTAA
- a CDS encoding hemerythrin domain-containing protein: protein MDIYDYIKMDHQKVNQLFKQFANVESDQRKTEIATMIARELLVHAKSEQETFYKALEKHSAAKEDLQHARKEHKDIEDKIHAIMNPAKVTAKWRDQVKVLQELVEHHVKEEENTLFDEGRDRLTDGEACALKEKMHYLKQKLLIREFGF from the coding sequence ATGGACATTTATGACTACATTAAAATGGATCATCAGAAGGTGAATCAGCTGTTTAAGCAATTTGCCAACGTGGAATCGGATCAACGAAAAACCGAAATTGCCACCATGATTGCCCGCGAGCTATTGGTTCATGCCAAATCGGAACAGGAAACCTTTTATAAAGCCCTGGAAAAGCATAGCGCGGCGAAAGAAGACCTCCAGCATGCGCGCAAGGAGCATAAAGACATCGAGGATAAAATACACGCCATCATGAATCCAGCCAAAGTGACGGCGAAATGGCGGGACCAAGTCAAGGTTCTGCAGGAGTTGGTCGAGCATCATGTGAAAGAAGAGGAAAATACCCTGTTTGATGAAGGCAGAGACCGGTTGACCGATGGAGAGGCCTGCGCCTTAAAGGAAAAAATGCATTACCTGAAGCAGAAACTGTTAATCAGGGAGTTTGGGTTTTAG
- a CDS encoding zinc-dependent alcohol dehydrogenase, with translation MKALCWHGKKDVRVDTVPEPKIINEHDAIIRVTSTAICGSDLHLFNGMMPTMESGDILGHEFMGEVVELGSQNRKLKVGDKVVVPFTISCGKCFFCKGQLFSLCDCSNPNAEMAKQQMGQSPAGIFGYSHLLGGFAGGQAQYVRVPFSNVGPLPIPGDIPDEKVLFLSDILPTGYMAAENCDIQPGDTIAVWGCGPVGQLAIQSAWMLGADRVIAIDCVPARLNLAADYGRAEVINFEEEDVYDALMVMTRGRGPDACIDAVGCEAHVGPTFDSILDRVKQVTALATDRAHVLREAIECCRKGGRVSVPGVYIGALDNIPLGAAMNKGLTFKMGQTHVQRYLKPLLKAIVNDKIDPSRIISHRIRLSQAPDAYKLFNEKESGCIKVVMTP, from the coding sequence ATGAAAGCGCTATGCTGGCATGGGAAAAAGGATGTTCGGGTTGACACCGTTCCTGAACCTAAAATAATCAATGAGCATGACGCCATTATTCGTGTCACATCAACGGCAATTTGCGGATCGGATTTGCACCTGTTTAATGGGATGATGCCGACGATGGAATCCGGGGATATCCTTGGCCATGAATTCATGGGTGAGGTGGTGGAACTCGGAAGTCAAAACAGAAAATTGAAAGTGGGGGATAAAGTGGTTGTCCCTTTCACTATCTCCTGCGGCAAATGTTTTTTTTGCAAGGGTCAATTGTTCTCGCTTTGCGACTGCTCCAATCCCAATGCCGAGATGGCCAAGCAGCAAATGGGGCAATCGCCGGCGGGTATCTTTGGCTATTCTCACTTATTGGGTGGTTTTGCCGGTGGTCAGGCCCAGTACGTGAGAGTGCCATTTTCCAATGTCGGCCCCCTTCCGATCCCGGGTGACATTCCCGACGAAAAAGTATTGTTTTTAAGCGATATTTTGCCGACGGGGTACATGGCAGCCGAAAATTGCGACATCCAACCTGGCGACACCATTGCCGTGTGGGGCTGCGGACCGGTAGGCCAGTTAGCCATTCAAAGCGCCTGGATGCTTGGGGCTGACCGGGTCATTGCCATTGACTGCGTTCCTGCACGCTTGAATCTGGCGGCCGACTACGGCAGAGCCGAAGTGATTAATTTTGAAGAAGAAGACGTTTATGACGCCTTGATGGTTATGACTCGCGGCCGCGGGCCAGACGCGTGCATTGACGCGGTGGGTTGTGAAGCCCATGTCGGACCTACATTTGATTCCATTCTGGATCGAGTAAAACAGGTCACGGCGCTGGCTACGGATAGAGCGCATGTCTTGCGTGAAGCCATTGAATGTTGCCGCAAGGGTGGGCGGGTTTCAGTTCCCGGGGTGTACATTGGTGCCCTGGATAACATTCCATTGGGAGCGGCGATGAACAAAGGCTTGACGTTTAAAATGGGACAAACCCATGTGCAGCGTTACTTAAAACCGCTTCTTAAAGCAATAGTCAATGACAAAATCGACCCTTCCCGCATCATTTCGCATCGCATCAGGCTATCGCAGGCGCCGGATGCCTATAAGCTGTTTAATGAGAAAGAGAGCGGTTGCATCAAGGTCGTCATGACCCCTTGA
- a CDS encoding WavE lipopolysaccharide synthesis family protein, with translation MISDNDISIVVQGPIIYRSAFDITEQTTRLVCQRLKKLFPRSELILSTWVGENVEGIPHDRLILNDDPGATWFNYGNHELLNNCNRLIVSTFAGIKVATRPYVLKIRSDLLLISPKFLNYFYQFPLFDKRYKFVKNRILAFSIYSIKGHKTCLFTMQRPFHISDWAYFGYKEDLLDLYDIPLTEEPQFSQWFLTRCKPFFDIEPHRLWKMPPEQYVTHSFLKKHMAIRLDHTVDTANNNMAVSARVLANNFLVLDQTQFPMVSLKYLNFQLLFEPVLSRTAIFFSTWLHDYCRYTATVPAVKKIKYLFQIGVRKLLYRLANVILRAIDAKKNNIGFFVAFFIKKRQKSYCDLVKKTIDKTS, from the coding sequence ATGATTAGCGATAACGACATTTCCATTGTTGTACAAGGGCCCATTATCTATCGTTCTGCGTTTGATATCACGGAACAGACCACACGCCTTGTGTGTCAGCGCCTTAAGAAACTCTTTCCGCGCAGTGAATTAATTTTATCCACCTGGGTGGGCGAAAATGTGGAAGGGATTCCCCATGATCGTCTTATTTTAAATGACGATCCAGGAGCCACCTGGTTTAATTACGGCAATCACGAATTGCTCAATAACTGCAATCGTTTGATTGTCTCCACCTTTGCTGGAATTAAGGTAGCGACACGCCCTTATGTGCTTAAGATCCGTTCGGATTTATTGCTCATTTCACCCAAGTTCCTGAATTATTTTTATCAATTCCCCTTGTTTGATAAACGCTATAAATTTGTCAAAAACCGCATCCTGGCGTTTAGTATTTACAGCATTAAGGGGCATAAGACCTGCCTGTTTACCATGCAGAGGCCATTTCACATCAGTGATTGGGCCTATTTTGGCTATAAAGAGGACTTACTTGATCTTTATGACATCCCGTTAACGGAGGAGCCGCAGTTTTCACAGTGGTTTTTAACCCGATGCAAACCTTTTTTTGACATTGAACCTCATCGGCTGTGGAAAATGCCGCCTGAACAATACGTGACGCATTCGTTTTTAAAAAAACACATGGCCATCCGCCTTGATCATACCGTCGATACCGCCAATAACAACATGGCCGTTTCCGCACGGGTCCTCGCCAATAATTTTCTGGTGCTTGATCAAACGCAATTTCCCATGGTGTCTTTAAAATACCTCAATTTTCAATTGTTGTTTGAACCGGTATTGTCTCGTACTGCCATTTTCTTCAGTACCTGGTTACATGACTATTGCCGGTATACCGCCACGGTTCCCGCGGTTAAAAAAATAAAGTATCTCTTTCAGATCGGAGTAAGAAAACTGCTTTACCGGCTGGCTAATGTGATCTTAAGAGCCATTGATGCAAAAAAAAACAACATCGGATTTTTTGTGGCATTTTTCATTAAAAAAAGACAAAAAAGTTATTGCGATTTGGTGAAAAAAACAATCGATAAGACCTCGTGA
- a CDS encoding sugar phosphate nucleotidyltransferase — translation MNIVIPMAGLGSRFSHCGFALPKPLIKVAQKPMYRHAVDCLPLHLASKLIFILRDNEFAKQLSHDIEAHYGFLLNCSIVVLQQDTAGQAETFLASEGHLDLNEPTLIHNCDTYFKENFTWTSLLAKDVDGAIVLFKSQECRWSYVSLDETHMKVTEIEEKKVISKNASTGTYFFKDTAALLATIRQLIANDVRENNEYYLSTVYKDMLKRGQHIIPLWTKTMMCFGTPQDLVDSLNNMLLNSRVLS, via the coding sequence GTGAATATCGTAATCCCCATGGCGGGTTTAGGCTCGCGTTTCAGTCATTGCGGCTTTGCCCTGCCCAAACCCCTCATCAAGGTCGCGCAAAAGCCAATGTATCGTCACGCAGTCGATTGCCTGCCGCTGCATCTGGCGAGCAAACTCATTTTCATTCTTCGCGACAATGAATTTGCCAAACAATTAAGCCATGACATCGAAGCCCATTATGGGTTTTTGCTGAATTGCTCGATTGTTGTTCTGCAACAGGATACAGCCGGTCAGGCGGAAACTTTTTTAGCCAGCGAAGGCCATCTGGATCTCAATGAACCGACGCTGATTCATAACTGCGACACGTATTTTAAAGAGAATTTTACCTGGACTTCGCTCCTGGCCAAGGACGTGGATGGCGCTATTGTCCTGTTTAAATCACAGGAGTGCCGCTGGAGTTATGTCAGTCTGGATGAAACCCACATGAAGGTGACTGAAATTGAAGAAAAGAAGGTCATCTCTAAGAATGCGTCCACGGGGACTTATTTTTTCAAAGACACGGCAGCGCTTCTCGCGACCATTCGGCAATTAATTGCCAATGACGTCAGGGAGAACAACGAATATTACCTCTCAACCGTTTACAAGGACATGTTAAAACGCGGGCAGCACATCATCCCGCTTTGGACAAAAACAATGATGTGTTTTGGGACGCCACAGGATCTGGTGGATTCGCTGAACAACATGCTTTTAAACAGCCGGGTTTTATCATGA
- a CDS encoding HAD hydrolase family protein: MRICIDIDGTICTLRQAHETYQDVQPLEGAAERIKALKDRGFYIILCTARHMKTCESNVGRVVAKEGLTLLEWLKNHGFVYDEIWFGKPYAQVYIDDRALQFKGSWQHIEDDLINSYL, translated from the coding sequence ATGCGCATATGTATTGATATCGATGGCACGATCTGCACATTACGGCAGGCTCATGAAACGTATCAGGACGTTCAACCTTTAGAGGGTGCGGCTGAACGAATTAAGGCACTGAAAGACCGCGGTTTTTATATCATTTTGTGCACGGCGCGCCATATGAAAACCTGTGAATCCAATGTGGGACGCGTTGTCGCCAAAGAAGGATTAACGCTTTTGGAATGGTTAAAAAATCATGGTTTTGTGTATGACGAAATATGGTTTGGTAAGCCCTATGCCCAGGTGTACATTGACGACCGGGCATTGCAGTTCAAGGGTTCCTGGCAACACATTGAGGACGATCTGATTAACAGTTATCTCTAA
- a CDS encoding aminoglycoside phosphotransferase family protein gives MPESISTLFPALLDYKKDYSCYRLEYIPYLNLSEFFLNNIVLPEEGNKIIERLLFILDKFHAIEPPYPGSQDTVYHFYVEKTLERIKQLEKDDFFSKLFKEPVLTINGRQYRNFPLLKNDFINILGKLSAHHSKITAIHGDFCFSNILYSSHNHLIKLIDPRGSFGEAGIYGHPYYDFAKLLHCLHGRYDYLANDKFILNEINNTIFYIDVPLYDCFNDMYEFYINLLIERNVLIEFVYLIEASLFLSMVSLHYENPYRQKVLYLAGLIILNNVIEGNYAHMY, from the coding sequence TTGCCAGAAAGCATATCGACTCTTTTTCCCGCATTACTTGACTACAAGAAAGATTATTCCTGTTACCGACTGGAATACATTCCCTACCTTAATTTGTCAGAATTTTTTTTAAATAACATCGTCCTGCCAGAAGAGGGCAATAAAATCATTGAGCGGCTGCTCTTTATTTTGGACAAGTTTCATGCGATAGAACCGCCATACCCGGGCAGCCAGGACACGGTTTATCATTTTTATGTTGAAAAAACGCTGGAGCGAATCAAGCAATTGGAAAAAGATGATTTTTTCAGCAAACTGTTTAAAGAGCCTGTTTTAACCATTAATGGCCGGCAATACCGGAATTTTCCACTGCTGAAGAATGACTTCATTAATATCCTGGGTAAATTATCGGCGCACCACTCGAAAATAACCGCTATCCATGGGGATTTCTGTTTCAGCAATATTCTGTATTCGTCCCACAATCATTTAATCAAATTAATAGATCCCAGAGGCTCGTTTGGGGAGGCCGGTATTTATGGCCATCCTTATTATGATTTTGCCAAACTCCTGCACTGTCTGCACGGGCGCTACGATTACCTCGCCAATGACAAGTTTATTTTAAACGAAATCAACAACACCATTTTTTACATTGATGTGCCTCTCTACGACTGCTTTAACGACATGTACGAGTTCTATATCAACCTGCTCATCGAACGAAATGTGTTGATTGAATTTGTCTATCTCATCGAAGCATCACTTTTTTTAAGCATGGTGAGTCTCCATTACGAAAACCCATACCGCCAAAAGGTTTTGTATTTAGCGGGTCTTATTATTTTAAACAACGTAATTGAGGGAAATTATGCGCATATGTATTGA
- a CDS encoding PRC-barrel domain-containing protein — translation MDRDIVSSDDVIGVNVENREGENLGEIEALMLNKYHGNVEYVVLSFGGFLNIGNKLFAMPWKLFNYDTDRECFVIPVNKEKLKHSPGFDRDNWPNMSDEHWAKGINDYYDTSSTSINR, via the coding sequence ATGGATAGAGATATCGTGTCATCAGATGACGTAATTGGGGTCAACGTTGAGAATCGAGAAGGTGAGAATTTAGGTGAAATTGAAGCATTGATGCTAAACAAATACCACGGTAATGTAGAATACGTGGTGCTTTCGTTCGGTGGTTTTTTAAACATCGGCAATAAATTGTTTGCCATGCCCTGGAAACTTTTTAACTATGATACCGACAGAGAGTGCTTTGTTATACCGGTTAACAAGGAAAAACTGAAACACTCCCCAGGCTTTGACCGCGACAATTGGCCAAACATGTCGGATGAGCATTGGGCAAAGGGCATTAATGATTATTATGATACGTCCAGCACCTCAATCAATCGCTAA
- a CDS encoding BON domain-containing protein — MLNAITKGVFYTVFGTLLVGCYYQKPTYYEPNQPVNSATSMTHGQVNMSDQMITNQVIKRIGNRNIFGHNGRNTPLHIMTRNGVVYVSGSVDTAQERSRIIQVASSVHGVKIVKSSLKINS, encoded by the coding sequence ATGCTAAACGCAATTACAAAAGGGGTATTTTACACTGTCTTTGGCACACTACTGGTGGGATGTTATTATCAAAAACCGACCTATTATGAACCCAATCAGCCTGTAAATTCAGCGACATCCATGACGCATGGACAGGTTAATATGTCAGATCAAATGATTACCAATCAAGTAATAAAAAGGATAGGAAATCGCAATATTTTTGGTCATAATGGCAGAAATACCCCACTTCATATCATGACAAGAAATGGGGTTGTTTATGTGTCAGGAAGCGTGGACACTGCGCAAGAACGCAGCAGAATTATCCAAGTTGCCTCCAGTGTTCATGGCGTCAAAATCGTCAAATCCAGCCTAAAAATAAACTCGTAA
- a CDS encoding DUF3309 family protein, with amino-acid sequence MSILGLIILILLLAAVLPTWPYSAGWGYRPSGIVGLLLVVFIVVLLMRGTPL; translated from the coding sequence ATGAGTATTTTAGGATTAATAATTTTAATATTATTGCTGGCCGCGGTATTGCCTACGTGGCCTTACAGCGCAGGTTGGGGTTATCGCCCATCCGGTATTGTTGGACTTTTATTAGTCGTGTTTATTGTTGTACTTTTAATGAGAGGAACACCGTTGTAG